A genome region from Clostridia bacterium includes the following:
- the serS gene encoding serine--tRNA ligase — protein MLDIKVFREDIDRVKAALKVRGKEFDVSIITDLDSRRRDLIARADEMKQRQNKVSKEIPKYKKEGRDTAPIFAEMKELSDEIKKLDDEIRDCEAKLQEALYEIPNIPSPLVPPGRDSSENLEIRKSDVPVRVFDFEPKAHWDIGTDLGLFDAEVAAKISGARFTVYSGLGARLERAVINFFMDTHAMKQGYKEIFPPFIVNGDSMLGTGQLPKFAEDMFKLENLNYYLIPTAEVPVTNLHRSEILSGADLPIRYCAYSACFRAEAGSAGRDTRGLIRQHQFNKVELVHFVKPETSYEALEQLTNDAAEMLDILKLPYRVVRLCAGDLGFSSAMTYDIEVFMPSYKNYVEISSCSNFEDFQARRAAIRYKDSPKDKAKLVHTLNGSGLAVGRTVAAILENYQNADGSVTVPEALVPYMGGVTVIK, from the coding sequence ATGCTGGACATAAAAGTTTTTCGTGAGGATATCGACAGAGTGAAGGCTGCGCTCAAAGTGCGCGGCAAGGAATTTGACGTAAGCATAATCACTGATCTTGATTCGCGCCGCCGCGATCTTATCGCGCGCGCCGACGAAATGAAGCAGAGGCAGAACAAAGTATCGAAGGAAATACCGAAATATAAGAAGGAAGGACGCGACACGGCTCCCATTTTTGCCGAAATGAAGGAGCTCTCCGATGAAATTAAGAAGCTGGATGATGAAATACGAGACTGCGAGGCAAAGCTTCAGGAGGCGCTTTACGAGATACCCAACATTCCCTCGCCGCTCGTGCCGCCCGGACGAGATTCGTCGGAAAATTTGGAGATAAGGAAATCAGATGTACCGGTAAGAGTATTTGATTTTGAGCCTAAGGCGCACTGGGACATCGGCACAGATCTGGGCCTCTTCGACGCCGAAGTGGCCGCAAAGATATCCGGCGCCCGCTTTACCGTATACAGCGGGCTTGGCGCACGTCTCGAGAGAGCCGTGATCAACTTTTTTATGGACACTCACGCGATGAAGCAGGGTTATAAGGAGATATTCCCGCCGTTTATTGTAAACGGCGACTCGATGCTGGGCACGGGACAGCTTCCGAAGTTCGCAGAGGATATGTTCAAGCTTGAGAACCTGAATTACTACCTCATTCCGACGGCGGAGGTGCCGGTGACGAATCTGCACAGGAGCGAGATCCTAAGCGGCGCCGACCTGCCGATACGCTACTGCGCGTATTCCGCTTGTTTCAGAGCTGAGGCAGGCAGCGCCGGACGCGACACGCGCGGCCTTATCCGCCAGCACCAGTTCAATAAAGTTGAGCTCGTACACTTCGTTAAGCCGGAGACGTCTTATGAGGCGCTCGAGCAGCTTACTAACGACGCCGCCGAGATGCTCGATATATTGAAGCTGCCTTACAGAGTAGTGCGCCTCTGCGCGGGCGATCTCGGATTCTCGTCGGCAATGACGTATGATATCGAGGTATTCATGCCGTCGTATAAGAATTACGTTGAGATCTCGAGCTGCTCGAACTTCGAGGACTTCCAGGCGCGCCGTGCGGCTATACGCTACAAGGATTCGCCGAAGGATAAGGCGAAGCTCGTGCATACGCTTAATGGCTCGGGCCTTGCAGTGGGACGCACCGTGGCCGCAATTTTGGAGAATTATCAGAACGCCGACGGCAGTGTGACCGTTCCCGAAGCGCTTGTGCCGTATATGGGCGGCGTGACAGTGATAAAGTAA
- a CDS encoding ParB/RepB/Spo0J family partition protein, which produces MSRKKSGLGGFDSLFGDSVQAEFIESMVNEKSRADTPKKLPLSQIEPNPKQARKTFERESLEELASSIAQHGVITPLIVRPSGDSYMIIAGERRWRAARMAGVGEVPVIVLDVDDAKAAELSLIENLQREDLNPIEEAEGYLTLSREYGLTQEETARAVGKSRPAVANALRLLSMPDDVVEAVREGQLTAGHAKAIAALGDGASAAAKRIIKEELSVRQTEKLVRAMQEPKKEPEHKSDVRLYLEQTEREISQTLGRRVKITHKGKRGHITLEYYDNEDLEGLISYFLNKNL; this is translated from the coding sequence ATGAGTAGGAAAAAAAGCGGTTTAGGCGGATTTGACTCGTTGTTCGGCGATTCGGTACAGGCTGAATTCATAGAGAGCATGGTAAACGAAAAAAGCCGCGCCGACACGCCGAAAAAGCTGCCGCTTTCACAGATCGAGCCGAATCCCAAGCAGGCGCGCAAGACGTTTGAGAGGGAAAGCTTAGAGGAGCTTGCTTCTTCGATAGCGCAGCACGGGGTGATCACGCCGCTCATCGTACGTCCTTCGGGAGATTCTTATATGATCATTGCAGGCGAACGTAGATGGCGCGCGGCGCGCATGGCAGGCGTCGGCGAGGTGCCCGTTATAGTGCTCGACGTTGACGATGCAAAGGCGGCCGAGCTGTCGCTCATAGAAAATCTGCAGCGCGAGGACTTAAATCCCATAGAAGAGGCTGAAGGATACCTCACGCTGTCGCGCGAATACGGGCTTACGCAGGAGGAAACTGCGCGGGCCGTGGGGAAATCGCGTCCCGCAGTTGCAAACGCGCTGAGGCTTCTGTCGATGCCCGATGACGTCGTTGAGGCGGTGCGAGAGGGTCAGCTTACGGCGGGACACGCAAAGGCGATCGCGGCGCTCGGAGACGGCGCAAGCGCAGCGGCAAAGCGGATAATAAAAGAAGAATTGAGCGTAAGACAGACAGAAAAGCTTGTACGCGCGATGCAGGAGCCGAAAAAGGAGCCGGAGCATAAATCGGACGTTAGGCTGTATCTTGAACAGACGGAACGTGAGATCTCACAGACGCTGGGGAGGCGCGTTAAGATAACGCATAAGGGCAAGCGTGGTCATATAACGCTGGAATATTACGATAACGAAGATCTTGAAGGACTTATATCGTATTTTTTAAATAAAAATCTTTAA
- a CDS encoding ParA family protein, with the protein MSRIIAIANQKGGVGKTTTAVNLAAGLAGQKKKTLLIDMDPQGNATRGVGVDKRTLERSMYDVVADGIPISEVICKTASSDLFAAGATMDLAGAEIELVSREKREFILKDSLSEVRGDYDYIIIDCPPSLGLLTLNCLIASDSVLIPIQCEFYALEGLAHLTNTIARVKRALNPELALEGILLTMYDGRTNLTIQVTDEVKRLFKTKVYKTVIPRNVRLSEAPSHGMSIFQYDRTSKGAYAYAELAREVIRKNEGGDMK; encoded by the coding sequence ATGAGCAGGATCATAGCCATTGCCAATCAGAAGGGCGGCGTAGGCAAGACGACGACGGCTGTAAACCTTGCAGCGGGACTTGCCGGACAAAAAAAGAAAACGCTGCTCATAGATATGGACCCGCAGGGCAACGCCACGCGCGGCGTCGGAGTGGACAAGCGTACGCTGGAGCGATCGATGTACGATGTTGTTGCGGACGGCATACCGATAAGTGAAGTAATATGCAAAACAGCGTCGAGCGATTTGTTTGCCGCCGGGGCGACGATGGATCTGGCCGGAGCCGAGATAGAGCTTGTGAGTCGTGAGAAGCGCGAATTTATCTTAAAAGATTCACTTTCGGAAGTGCGCGGCGATTATGACTATATTATAATAGACTGCCCGCCTTCGCTAGGGCTGCTTACCTTGAATTGTCTTATTGCCAGCGACAGCGTGCTCATACCGATACAGTGCGAATTCTATGCACTTGAGGGATTGGCGCATCTTACAAATACGATAGCACGCGTAAAGCGGGCGCTGAACCCAGAGCTTGCGCTTGAAGGGATACTGCTGACCATGTATGACGGCCGCACTAACCTTACAATACAGGTCACCGACGAGGTAAAGCGCCTTTTCAAGACGAAGGTATATAAAACTGTGATACCGCGCAATGTGCGGCTGAGCGAAGCGCCGAGTCACGGCATGTCGATATTTCAATACGACAGGACTTCGAAAGGCGCATATGCATACGCAGAGCTTGCGCGTGAGGTAATAAGGAAAAATGAAGGCGGTGACATGAAATGA
- a CDS encoding ParB/RepB/Spo0J family partition protein produces the protein MLKFSKAVQKEKKKRICEIDVNMIHPNPDQPRRNFDRKSLIELAHSIRMHGVIQPLCVRRVSPVKYELIAGERRLQAARLAQLERVPCIVKEIDSEESAIISLVENIQRQDLSFFEEAQAIDKLMKRYRLTQEQAAARIGRKQSTVANKLRLLRLSPEIKDRIAEHGLSERHARALLRLPDEAARLTVLAAVIERSLSAAQTEALINQRLSVSLHKEKQPSKKPVGLYRDARIFVNTINGALDAIERSGMLISSEKSEDDDMIEYVIRMKKRLR, from the coding sequence ATGCTCAAATTTTCAAAAGCTGTGCAAAAAGAGAAGAAAAAGCGCATATGTGAGATCGATGTGAATATGATACACCCTAATCCGGATCAGCCGCGCCGCAATTTTGACAGAAAATCTCTCATCGAGCTTGCGCACAGCATACGTATGCACGGCGTTATACAGCCGCTCTGTGTACGCCGCGTTTCGCCTGTTAAGTATGAGCTCATCGCCGGCGAGCGCAGGCTTCAGGCAGCGCGTCTTGCCCAGCTTGAGCGCGTTCCCTGCATCGTAAAGGAGATCGACAGCGAGGAAAGCGCGATAATCTCGCTCGTTGAAAACATACAGCGTCAGGATCTCTCATTTTTTGAAGAGGCGCAGGCGATAGACAAGCTTATGAAACGCTACCGCCTTACACAGGAGCAGGCGGCGGCCAGAATAGGACGAAAACAATCGACAGTTGCAAACAAGCTGCGCCTGCTTCGTCTTTCGCCGGAGATAAAAGATAGAATTGCGGAGCACGGCCTAAGCGAGCGTCATGCGCGGGCACTTTTAAGACTTCCGGATGAGGCTGCTAGGCTTACCGTTTTGGCTGCGGTTATTGAGCGCAGCCTTTCGGCGGCTCAGACTGAGGCACTTATAAATCAGCGCCTCAGCGTTTCATTGCACAAAGAGAAGCAGCCGTCTAAAAAGCCTGTAGGACTCTACCGTGACGCGCGCATTTTTGTGAATACGATAAACGGAGCACTTGACGCGATCGAACGCTCCGGGATGCTTATCTCTTCCGAAAAAAGCGAAGATGACGATATGATAGAATATGTCATTCGCATGAAGAAACGTCTGCGCTGA
- a CDS encoding radical SAM protein produces the protein MANRNFFESLQAFGINRVLDYFDSNPEENMHKILKWVEVVGKGGDIEKQLKMFKKIVNDPSSNWYQLILDFWSDRIHPEVRRKFFENFIIHATAIGTQRQKKAMAEHDCNIPWAILMDPTSACNLKCTGCWAAEYGHTMSMSYETLDSIVEQGKELGTFMYIFSGGEPLTRKKDILRLCEKHNECMFLSFTNGTLIDEDFCNEMLRVKNFIPAISVEGFEEATDSRRGKGTFQAVSRAMDLLKEKQLPFGVSCCYTRYNTDVIGSEEYYDWMIDKGAMFCWFFTYMPVGADASIDLIATPEQREYMFHRVREFRNTKKLFTLDFWNDGQYIKGCIAGGRYYLHINANGDIEPCAFIHYSDTNIHEHTLLEAYKNPLFMQYRQGQPFNENHHRPCPMFDNPTELERMVKASGAHSTEALHPEDVSDLCAKCKKPAELWAPVADRLWQKTLEEYAAMDANDAMRPNPRER, from the coding sequence ATGGCAAACAGGAATTTCTTTGAGTCGCTTCAGGCTTTTGGTATCAACAGAGTGTTGGATTACTTTGATTCCAATCCCGAAGAAAACATGCACAAGATATTGAAATGGGTAGAAGTCGTAGGTAAGGGCGGCGATATCGAAAAGCAGCTCAAAATGTTCAAAAAGATCGTAAACGATCCCAGCTCCAACTGGTATCAGCTTATTTTGGACTTCTGGAGCGACAGAATACATCCCGAAGTAAGACGCAAGTTCTTTGAAAACTTCATTATCCACGCGACCGCGATAGGTACGCAGCGTCAGAAGAAGGCTATGGCCGAGCACGACTGCAATATCCCGTGGGCAATTCTTATGGACCCCACCTCCGCGTGCAACTTAAAGTGCACCGGCTGCTGGGCTGCCGAATACGGACACACCATGTCCATGAGCTACGAGACGCTCGACAGCATAGTTGAGCAGGGCAAGGAGCTTGGCACCTTCATGTACATCTTCTCCGGCGGCGAGCCGCTCACGAGAAAGAAGGATATACTCCGTCTTTGCGAGAAGCATAACGAGTGCATGTTCCTTTCGTTCACCAACGGCACGCTCATCGACGAGGATTTCTGCAACGAGATGCTGAGAGTCAAGAACTTTATCCCCGCTATAAGCGTCGAGGGCTTTGAGGAAGCTACCGACAGCCGCCGCGGCAAGGGCACGTTCCAGGCCGTATCGCGCGCAATGGATCTCTTAAAGGAAAAGCAGCTTCCCTTCGGCGTATCGTGCTGCTACACGAGATACAACACCGACGTTATCGGTTCTGAGGAATATTACGACTGGATGATAGACAAGGGCGCTATGTTCTGCTGGTTCTTCACTTATATGCCCGTAGGCGCAGATGCAAGCATTGACCTTATAGCAACTCCCGAGCAGCGTGAGTATATGTTCCACCGCGTACGCGAGTTCAGAAACACGAAGAAGCTCTTCACACTCGACTTCTGGAACGACGGTCAGTACATCAAGGGCTGCATCGCAGGCGGACGTTACTATCTGCATATTAATGCGAACGGCGATATCGAGCCCTGCGCGTTCATTCACTACTCCGACACTAATATACACGAGCACACGCTGCTCGAGGCTTATAAGAACCCGCTCTTTATGCAGTATCGTCAGGGACAGCCGTTCAACGAGAACCATCACCGTCCCTGCCCGATGTTTGACAATCCGACCGAGCTCGAGCGTATGGTAAAGGCTTCCGGCGCGCATTCGACCGAGGCTCTGCATCCGGAGGACGTATCCGACCTGTGTGCAAAGTGCAAGAAGCCTGCAGAGCTGTGGGCTCCCGTTGCGGACAGACTTTGGCAGAAGACTCTTGAGGAATATGCGGCTATGGACGCCAATGACGCTATGCGTCCGAATCCGAGAGAAAGATAA